Within Vannielia litorea, the genomic segment GCCTGGAGCCAGGCTTCGATGACGGTGTAGCAGCCGGCGATGCAGAGGCCGGAGGCCACCCGCATCCCGGCCCAGGCCCAGGGCGTGGTGAGCAGCATGTGCCCCAGCAGACCGATCGCCCCGAGCGCGCCGAAGGCGGCGAAGGCGCGGGCGTGGCCCACGGTGCCCATCAGCCGGGGCGCCCACCAGCAGCCGAGGAAGAAGCCGAGAAAATGCGCCGACCCCAGCAGGCCGATCTCGCCGGTGGAAAAGCCCAGCGTCAGGCCCGAGAGCGCATCCATCGGGCCGAGGCCGCCCGAGGAGAGCTGGAGCAGGGCCACGGAGGCGAGGAGCGGGGCGAAGGTGAGCAGGAGGCGCATGGGGCGGGGTCGCGTGACGGCTCTGGCTGGGCTGGCCATGGCGCGACGGGGGGCGTCGTTTTTCGCGGGCCGGCGGGGAAGGGGCTGTGACTGGCCTACGCCGATTGCTCCAGCGCGGCAAGCGGCGTGAGCACCAGCGGCGCGCGGGCGGCGGGCTGGGCGAGGTGCCAGGCGGCGGGCGGGGCCATGCGGGCGCGCCGCCGGGAGAGCCGCCAGCGCGTGAGGCCGGGTCCATGGTCGGGCGTGGCGTGCCAGCGGCTCTCCACCCCGGGCGCGCCGCCCTCGCCGGGGGTGAGGATCAGCCCCAGCGGGGCCGCACCCTCGGGCGTGCCGGCGGCCAGGTGCAGACGCCGCACCGGCACCATGCCCGGCGGCGCCTCGAGATCGGCCACCACCAGCGGCACCGCCCCCGCGCGCAGGGCCTCCTCCATGCACCAGAGCAGCTCCATCGGGCGGCCCGCCCGCACCATCAGGAGCCGCGCCGGGTCGATCCAGCGGCCGACGCCCGCGCCGCAGAGCGCCTCGCCCTGCCAGGCGGGCGCGATCCAGATCACCGGGCCGGAGAGCCGCGCCGCCACCGCCAGCGCCAGGGCCTGCCGGGACGGGCCGCAGAGCTCGTGCACCCGGCCCGTGGCCAGGGCGAACTCTCCCGTCACCACGCAGGCGTGGCGGGCGTGGTGGGGCATGTGGGAGAGCGGGTCGTGGGGCATGGGGGCAGGATAGTGTTCGTGATTTGTTCTGTAAATGGGGCGCGTGCGCCGGTCGCCCGCCGAACACCACCGAGGATGGGGCTCAGCTCTCGGTCACACCCTCGATCACCCGCCCGTCCGGCGCGGTGCGGGCCACGAAGATGATGTGGTCGTCGTCGCGGGGCAGGGCGTGGAAATCCCAGCTGGCCTGGGGCCCCAGGCCCGGGTCGCGCGGTGACAGCGGGATGGCGTGCAGGCGCATGGCGCGCATGAAGCGGGCCTCGGAGACCGCGCCCGAGCGCCGGGCCTCGGGAAACGCCCGGAAGAAGGCATCGGCCAGGGGGCCGTTCTCGGGGGTCAGCCAGTTCTGCGCCCAATCCTGGCGCAGCAGGGCCAGCGCGGCGCGCAGACCCGGCAGCAGCCTGCGGGCGCGCTGGAGGAGCAGGACGAAGGGATCGAGCTCGGCGGGGTCGAAGGTGGGATCTCGGCAGGGGGAGGTAGAGCGACAGCGGCACGCGGCGCCAGCCGATGCGGGACGGATGCAGATCGGCCAGAACCTCGCGGCCGACCGGCCCGAAACGGGGGTGGTGGAGTGGAGAGAGCGCGGGCAGGTCGTGCAG encodes:
- a CDS encoding ImuA family protein, which produces MPHDPLSHMPHHARHACVVTGEFALATGRVHELCGPSRQALALAVAARLSGPVIWIAPAWQGEALCGAGVGRWIDPARLLMVRAGRPMELLWCMEEALRAGAVPLVVADLEAPPGMVPVRRLHLAAGTPEGAAPLGLILTPGEGGAPGVESRWHATPDHGPGLTRWRLSRRRARMAPPAAWHLAQPAARAPLVLTPLAALEQSA